One genomic window of Candidatus Nitrosopumilus sediminis includes the following:
- a CDS encoding DUF7482 domain-containing protein, producing the protein MKKLSALLLIGIFVTGIIFVSSTSDQFVDAGSRKKIHFTQTITSSQDPGQGHENHQLALILSPNMGTIYDGSMTFTSSEPVQIAVLHEINSQESKGQPIWTVDGKTIYGLSLINLQQNSGSFEFTGAALALHSPNSKEFTTTVSVDGWIRGQPTEVIMQKIELQKEEPSQLLSRTNVPATIPMHKGIYEGNQVLYIITDGSDEDYAKTITEKQKWNVELAPVIANVPKNTLQKLFVFKNGVEGDGLYGFQNDVFSSTPSQESKYSALSSIVEVTWKVGQKEIEFKSAADVIAAEKGGRVKFNETGVVLNTPQITWPDGQMMIRSDKEISDEMSYSGGQITEINEEEMTVTFVAHRGWGPDGRTIYYIVTDATPSGPAKSMGVVSSPSSANLIAHSGAVDLFQFKNGITGSGPLGFQAGIAGASLGDANYSPMWRIYLVEWNDIESAKILETKSDIDSFRADNLLSVTIARPTNSDHIVNCPFIDPFQ; encoded by the coding sequence TTGAAAAAACTTTCAGCTTTATTATTAATTGGAATTTTTGTAACAGGCATAATTTTTGTATCATCAACGTCTGATCAATTTGTTGATGCAGGTTCTAGGAAAAAAATTCACTTTACTCAAACCATTACATCCTCCCAAGATCCAGGTCAAGGACATGAAAATCACCAACTAGCACTAATTCTATCTCCAAACATGGGAACAATCTATGATGGTTCCATGACATTTACCTCAAGTGAGCCTGTACAAATTGCAGTTTTACATGAAATCAACTCACAAGAATCAAAAGGTCAACCTATATGGACTGTAGATGGAAAAACGATTTATGGATTATCCTTAATTAATTTACAACAAAATTCAGGTTCATTTGAATTTACAGGAGCTGCTCTTGCATTGCATTCTCCAAATTCAAAAGAATTTACCACAACTGTTAGTGTTGATGGATGGATTAGAGGACAACCAACAGAAGTAATAATGCAAAAAATAGAATTACAAAAAGAAGAACCATCACAATTACTTTCAAGAACAAATGTTCCAGCTACAATTCCAATGCACAAAGGAATCTATGAAGGAAATCAAGTTCTTTACATTATAACTGATGGAAGTGATGAAGATTATGCAAAAACAATTACAGAAAAACAAAAATGGAATGTAGAACTTGCCCCTGTAATTGCAAACGTTCCAAAAAATACTCTTCAAAAATTATTTGTTTTTAAAAATGGAGTAGAAGGTGATGGACTCTATGGTTTTCAAAATGATGTATTTTCAAGTACCCCATCACAAGAATCAAAATACAGTGCTTTGAGTTCTATTGTTGAAGTTACGTGGAAAGTTGGTCAAAAAGAAATCGAGTTTAAATCTGCAGCAGATGTTATTGCAGCTGAAAAAGGTGGGAGAGTTAAATTTAATGAAACAGGTGTTGTTCTAAATACACCTCAAATCACTTGGCCAGATGGACAAATGATGATCCGTTCAGACAAGGAAATATCTGATGAAATGTCTTACAGTGGTGGTCAGATCACTGAAATTAATGAAGAAGAAATGACTGTTACTTTTGTTGCTCATAGAGGTTGGGGACCAGATGGTAGAACAATTTACTATATTGTAACTGATGCTACCCCCTCAGGACCTGCTAAATCAATGGGTGTTGTCTCATCTCCAAGTTCTGCAAATCTTATAGCACACTCAGGAGCAGTTGATCTTTTTCAATTCAAAAATGGAATCACTGGTTCTGGTCCATTAGGATTTCAGGCAGGAATTGCTGGAGCCTCGCTTGGTGATGCAAATTATAGTCCAATGTGGAGAATTTATCTTGTTGAATGGAATGATATAGAATCTGCAAAAATCTTAGAAACCAAGTCAGATATTGACTCATTTCGTGCAGATAATTTGTTATCAGTAACTATTGCAAGACCAACTAATAGTGATCATATAGTTAATTGTCCATTCATTGATCCATTTCAATAA
- a CDS encoding aspartate kinase: MRLVIKYGGTSISTAKDIQAVAKHLNELSKKNHIVVVCSATSGTTDDLIEISESIKKENKSKAEQLASKITNRHKQLAKQTIKKSDIRKKLLAKFDQDFAELIALIDGMVLLGEVTPRTMDYLFSFGERLSIKLVSSAIDDAGKKSIPLTGKEVGIVTDSNFGESKPLIDTTRLRVSKTIDALFSKKTIPVVGGFVGADQHGHVTTFGRGGSDYSATIVGSCIKADEIWLMSEVDGLMTADPKIVKNAKLLKEVSYIEAIEMALFGAKQIHPRTFEPLLTKKIPMKIRSSFKTKNEGTLVSATTSSAVKNTVKCVSNVRNNGLIDVQGGSMVGTPGTAAKIFATLAKAGINVMMISQNPSESSITIVVKNADLDKAVSALELELLGKIIKKLDVTTNVAIIALIGSGMRGTIGVASKVFGAIEKNKVNVSMITQGSSELNLAFVVKNSDTNAAVRALHDEFELDKIN, from the coding sequence TTGAGACTCGTAATAAAATATGGTGGAACATCAATTTCTACTGCAAAAGACATCCAAGCAGTAGCTAAACACCTTAATGAATTATCAAAGAAAAATCATATTGTCGTTGTATGTTCTGCAACTAGTGGAACCACTGATGATTTAATAGAAATTTCAGAATCAATAAAAAAAGAAAATAAATCAAAAGCAGAACAATTAGCATCAAAAATTACCAATAGACATAAACAATTGGCTAAACAGACAATCAAAAAATCTGATATAAGAAAAAAATTACTTGCAAAATTTGATCAAGATTTTGCTGAACTTATTGCACTAATTGATGGTATGGTGTTACTAGGTGAAGTTACACCAAGAACAATGGATTATCTATTTTCATTTGGAGAAAGACTATCAATTAAATTAGTTTCATCTGCAATAGACGATGCTGGAAAAAAATCAATTCCTCTTACTGGTAAGGAAGTAGGAATTGTTACTGATTCTAACTTTGGTGAATCAAAACCCCTTATTGATACAACTAGGTTAAGAGTATCAAAAACTATAGATGCCTTATTCTCAAAGAAAACAATACCTGTAGTAGGAGGATTTGTTGGTGCAGATCAACATGGACATGTAACTACTTTTGGTAGAGGTGGTTCTGATTACTCTGCAACAATTGTAGGTTCTTGCATAAAAGCAGATGAGATATGGTTGATGAGCGAAGTAGATGGATTAATGACTGCAGATCCTAAGATTGTAAAAAATGCAAAATTACTCAAAGAAGTATCCTACATAGAAGCAATTGAAATGGCTCTGTTTGGTGCAAAGCAAATACATCCACGAACATTTGAGCCTCTACTTACAAAGAAAATTCCTATGAAAATTAGGAGTTCTTTCAAGACTAAAAATGAAGGAACTCTAGTTTCAGCAACAACTTCATCAGCAGTAAAAAATACTGTAAAATGCGTAAGTAATGTACGAAATAATGGATTAATTGATGTCCAAGGAGGTAGTATGGTTGGAACTCCTGGTACAGCAGCAAAAATATTTGCAACATTAGCAAAAGCTGGAATCAATGTAATGATGATTTCTCAAAATCCTTCTGAATCAAGCATAACAATCGTAGTGAAAAATGCTGATCTTGACAAAGCAGTTAGTGCATTAGAATTGGAATTATTGGGTAAGATTATCAAAAAATTAGATGTAACTACAAATGTTGCTATCATAGCATTAATTGGTTCAGGAATGAGAGGAACAATTGGAGTTGCCTCAAAAGTATTTGGCGCAATTGAAAAAAATAAAGTAAATGTATCAATGATTACACAAGGTTCGTCTGAACTTAATCTGGCTTTTGTTGTAAAAAATTCTGATACTAATGCAGCCGTTCGAGCCTTACATGATGAATTTGAACTAGATAAAATCAACTAA
- the pcn gene encoding proliferating cell nuclear antigen (pcna), whose translation MTFGAKTSGSDDLKAIISAISTLVEEATFVATAEGITFRGMDPSHVALIDISWPNSAFEKYECDSDIKFGVRIDEFSKLIKRADKKDSIEISISEQNMLLVTVGKNKKYKMRLIESSATDTPLPKIPYDSKIILTSSKFDKILGDVQVVSDYLTIHTSDSKGDFSGKGDSGEVVIDLDKDDKEIEEISSKEDSVGTYSLEYLNPVVKAVGSNAGSITCEFSSAKPLRIEFKVANIGRIHFYLAPRVES comes from the coding sequence TTGACTTTTGGAGCAAAAACAAGTGGATCAGATGATCTAAAGGCTATCATTTCTGCAATTTCTACACTTGTTGAAGAAGCAACTTTTGTTGCAACAGCAGAAGGAATTACTTTCAGGGGAATGGATCCTTCACATGTCGCTCTGATTGATATTTCTTGGCCTAATTCTGCATTTGAAAAATATGAATGCGACAGTGATATTAAATTTGGAGTAAGAATTGATGAATTTTCTAAACTTATCAAAAGAGCTGATAAAAAAGACAGCATAGAAATTAGCATATCTGAACAAAACATGTTACTTGTAACAGTTGGAAAAAATAAAAAATACAAAATGCGTTTAATTGAAAGTTCCGCAACTGATACTCCATTACCAAAAATTCCATATGATTCAAAAATCATTTTAACTTCTTCAAAATTTGATAAAATACTTGGTGATGTACAAGTAGTATCTGATTATCTTACAATCCATACATCTGATTCAAAAGGAGACTTTTCAGGAAAAGGTGATTCCGGTGAGGTTGTAATAGATTTAGATAAAGATGATAAAGAAATTGAAGAAATTTCTTCTAAAGAAGACAGTGTTGGTACTTACAGCCTTGAATATCTAAATCCGGTAGTAAAAGCCGTAGGTTCCAATGCAGGCTCAATTACATGTGAATTTTCAAGCGCAAAACCACTTCGAATTGAATTCAAAGTAGCAAATATTGGTAGAATTCACTTTTACTTGGCTCCACGCGTCGAAAGTTAA
- a CDS encoding transcription factor S has protein sequence MKFCPKCEVKLKNSGSGLQCSKCGYTEGGEIKTTKKIPAEEEPDFSLLAFEGDEGEESNPTVKIDCEKCGHDEAVGWMFQTRSADEPTTRFYRCQKCKYTWRDYT, from the coding sequence TTGAAATTTTGCCCCAAATGTGAGGTCAAATTAAAAAATAGTGGTTCAGGCCTACAATGTTCAAAATGTGGATACACTGAAGGAGGAGAAATTAAAACAACAAAAAAAATCCCTGCTGAAGAAGAACCAGATTTTTCACTACTTGCATTTGAAGGAGACGAAGGAGAAGAATCTAACCCTACAGTCAAAATAGACTGTGAAAAATGTGGACATGATGAAGCAGTTGGTTGGATGTTCCAAACTAGAAGTGCTGATGAACCTACAACTAGATTTTATCGTTGCCAAAAATGTAAATACACATGGCGTGATTACACATAA
- a CDS encoding RpoL/Rpb11 RNA polymerase subunit family protein: MNAQVISSEPKEISLSITETDIGILYIIQHELLKASNIDFAGVIVKHPLTNECWMRINSSSKPLGEIKKATDSAIKMAEEFKQLFNSKIKVN; the protein is encoded by the coding sequence ATGAACGCGCAAGTGATCAGTTCCGAACCCAAAGAAATCAGTCTTTCAATCACTGAAACTGACATAGGAATTTTGTACATAATTCAGCATGAGCTACTAAAAGCATCAAATATTGATTTTGCAGGTGTTATAGTAAAACATCCTCTTACCAATGAATGTTGGATGAGAATTAATTCTAGTTCAAAACCACTTGGTGAAATCAAAAAAGCAACAGATTCAGCAATTAAAATGGCTGAAGAGTTCAAACAACTATTCAATTCTAAAATCAAGGTAAATTAA
- a CDS encoding vWA domain-containing protein — MAGFDNQYILVFLLVIPLLFYLYNKVLTKKKKAAIQFSNLSFIKSALGDKKKTKRDSFLFYISISVIVLMIIGFADPHIPLEQTKEGVNVVLVIDNSGSMQAEDYPPNRLESAKKSAEILLDSLQPKDNAGIVTFETGATTTAYLSPYKDKVIDKLRDILPKEGKTAIGDGLSLGIDMATSVPNKKKVVILLSDGVNNAGVITPREAVAFAKLNDIQVYTIGLGSENKVVLGYDFFGRAQYAELDEVTLKAIAENTGGKYFKSIDSKTLENIYKNISQDIKREQEDTSIKDWFFAASLGLFFLQIYMRYGKGRIIQ; from the coding sequence ATGGCAGGATTTGATAATCAGTATATTCTAGTTTTTCTTTTGGTTATACCTTTGTTATTTTATTTATACAATAAAGTTTTAACAAAAAAGAAAAAAGCTGCAATACAATTTAGCAATTTATCATTTATCAAATCTGCATTAGGAGACAAGAAGAAAACTAAACGAGACTCTTTTTTGTTTTACATTTCAATTTCAGTGATTGTATTAATGATAATTGGATTTGCAGATCCTCACATTCCATTAGAGCAAACCAAAGAAGGTGTTAACGTAGTTCTAGTAATTGACAATTCTGGAAGTATGCAAGCAGAGGACTATCCACCTAACAGATTAGAATCCGCTAAAAAATCTGCCGAGATTTTATTGGATTCACTTCAACCAAAAGACAATGCAGGTATTGTAACTTTTGAAACAGGTGCAACCACAACAGCATATCTAAGCCCATACAAGGATAAGGTGATAGATAAACTCAGAGATATTCTACCAAAAGAAGGTAAGACTGCAATAGGAGATGGATTAAGTCTTGGAATTGATATGGCTACATCTGTACCAAATAAGAAAAAAGTAGTCATTTTACTCAGTGATGGGGTCAACAACGCAGGAGTGATTACTCCTAGGGAGGCAGTTGCATTTGCAAAATTAAATGACATTCAAGTTTACACTATTGGTTTAGGCTCAGAAAATAAGGTAGTTTTGGGCTATGATTTTTTTGGCAGGGCTCAATATGCAGAACTTGATGAAGTAACACTCAAGGCAATAGCTGAGAATACTGGTGGAAAATATTTCAAGTCTATAGATTCCAAGACTCTTGAAAACATCTACAAAAACATCAGTCAAGACATTAAACGAGAACAAGAAGATACCAGCATAAAAGACTGGTTCTTTGCAGCATCACTTGGGTTGTTCTTTTTACAAATCTACATGAGATATGGTAAAGGGAGAATTATTCAATGA
- a CDS encoding DUF58 domain-containing protein: protein MSQAKEILKKIKKLDIKTKQLVDGIITGNYNSIFKGQGIEFSEIRDYRAGDDIRAIDWKVTARFNHPYIKEFIEERDLQVYFIIDISGSGSFGTNISKKEKSLEIIASLMFAALRNNDGVGIFLITENVEKFIPAKKGRKHILQLLNFLTTFTPNSRKTNLKKSLEEISKIIKRKSIVFLISDFIDNSEYLKPLKLLRKRHDVIALRIVDPREREIPDIGMIELEDEETGEQILVDTSNEEFRNSYLRLIYENDSKFLSSMMKIKVDTIPLLTEEDYSTSLKKFFKRRNR from the coding sequence ATGTCCCAAGCAAAAGAAATTTTAAAAAAAATCAAAAAATTAGATATAAAAACAAAACAACTAGTAGATGGCATAATTACAGGGAATTATAATTCAATTTTCAAAGGACAGGGAATTGAGTTTTCTGAAATACGAGATTATAGAGCAGGTGATGACATACGAGCAATAGATTGGAAAGTAACTGCCAGATTTAATCATCCTTACATCAAGGAGTTTATCGAAGAAAGAGATCTACAAGTCTATTTTATTATTGACATATCTGGTTCTGGCAGTTTTGGTACAAATATCTCAAAGAAAGAAAAATCTCTTGAGATAATTGCTAGTCTAATGTTTGCAGCACTTAGAAATAATGATGGTGTTGGAATTTTTCTGATTACAGAAAATGTTGAAAAATTCATCCCTGCAAAGAAAGGAAGAAAACATATCCTGCAATTATTGAATTTTTTAACTACTTTTACGCCTAATTCTAGAAAAACTAACCTAAAAAAATCTCTTGAAGAAATATCAAAAATAATTAAAAGAAAAAGTATTGTTTTTCTAATTTCTGATTTTATTGATAACAGCGAATATCTCAAACCACTTAAACTACTACGAAAGCGTCATGATGTAATTGCTTTAAGAATAGTTGATCCTAGAGAAAGAGAAATTCCAGATATTGGAATGATAGAACTAGAAGATGAGGAGACTGGTGAGCAAATTCTTGTAGATACATCAAATGAAGAATTTAGAAATTCATATTTAAGATTGATTTATGAAAATGACTCAAAATTTCTATCTAGTATGATGAAGATAAAAGTTGATACCATTCCCTTATTGACTGAAGAAGATTATTCGACATCTTTGAAAAAATTCTTTAAGAGAAGGAATAGGTAA
- a CDS encoding AAA family ATPase, translating into MSQEITALTNQAEDFSVTLQSLQKEISKVIVGQDKIIEKLIVALLSKGHVLLEGVPGLAKTLLVQTLSDCINSKFVRLQFTPDLLPADILGTKIYDHASTSFKTIKGPIFSNFILADEINRAPPKVQSALLEAMQENQVSIQGETYQLEKPFFVMATQNPVESEGTYKLPEAQVDRFMFKILISYPTIEQESEIIQRFTEGISYKAARILSGEKLLEMQDFVPKIYADEKIRNYITQIVDATRFPTKYDLKLSHLIEYGASPRASIWLTISAKANALLQGRGFVIPKDVQDVVYDVLRHRIILTYEAESEDIATDNIIQKIIDKITIP; encoded by the coding sequence ATGAGTCAGGAAATTACTGCATTAACAAATCAAGCCGAAGATTTTTCTGTCACCTTACAAAGCCTTCAAAAAGAAATCTCAAAGGTAATTGTAGGCCAAGACAAAATCATTGAAAAATTAATCGTTGCATTGTTATCTAAAGGACATGTTTTACTTGAAGGAGTACCTGGTTTAGCAAAGACATTATTGGTTCAAACATTATCTGATTGCATTAATTCCAAGTTTGTGAGGTTACAATTTACGCCTGATCTTCTTCCTGCAGACATTTTGGGAACTAAAATCTATGATCATGCCTCAACTTCATTTAAAACAATCAAAGGTCCTATATTTTCAAATTTCATACTTGCTGATGAAATTAATCGTGCACCACCAAAAGTTCAATCTGCATTACTTGAGGCCATGCAGGAGAACCAAGTAAGTATACAGGGAGAAACATACCAATTAGAAAAACCATTTTTTGTAATGGCTACACAAAATCCAGTTGAATCTGAAGGAACATACAAGTTACCTGAAGCTCAAGTGGATCGTTTTATGTTTAAAATTCTAATTTCCTATCCCACTATAGAACAAGAGTCAGAAATCATTCAAAGATTCACTGAGGGTATTTCATATAAAGCTGCAAGAATTCTATCAGGTGAAAAACTTTTAGAAATGCAAGATTTTGTACCCAAAATTTATGCCGATGAAAAAATTCGAAATTATATAACCCAGATTGTAGATGCCACAAGATTTCCAACTAAATATGATCTCAAATTGTCTCATCTCATTGAATATGGTGCTTCTCCAAGAGCATCAATATGGTTAACAATTTCTGCAAAAGCAAATGCACTTTTACAAGGGAGAGGATTTGTAATTCCAAAAGACGTACAAGATGTAGTTTATGATGTATTACGACACAGAATAATTTTAACATACGAAGCAGAATCTGAAGATATTGCAACAGATAACATTATACAAAAAATTATAGATAAAATCACAATTCCGTAA
- a CDS encoding dual specificity protein phosphatase 23 has translation MSKPGNIWRKVHGKITKKPTNFSWLIEEKLAGSGIPTSYDEFDWLLNQGVKSIVTMTENALPDDWVQNIDYLHVPTPDLTAPDMDRIDSAVDFIHEQITNNQAVMVHCAAGMGRAGTILACYFIKYKKFSADNAIKKIRDERPGSIQSEVQELAIGFYEKHVRS, from the coding sequence ATGAGCAAACCTGGGAATATTTGGAGAAAGGTTCACGGGAAAATCACTAAAAAACCAACAAATTTTTCTTGGCTTATTGAAGAAAAATTAGCAGGTTCTGGTATTCCAACTAGTTATGATGAGTTTGATTGGCTTCTAAATCAAGGAGTTAAATCAATTGTCACAATGACTGAAAATGCACTTCCAGACGATTGGGTACAAAATATTGATTATCTGCATGTACCAACTCCTGATTTAACAGCACCTGACATGGACAGAATTGATTCTGCAGTAGATTTCATTCATGAACAAATCACTAATAATCAAGCAGTAATGGTTCACTGTGCAGCTGGAATGGGTAGGGCTGGAACAATACTTGCATGTTATTTTATAAAATACAAAAAATTTTCTGCAGACAACGCAATTAAAAAAATTCGTGATGAGAGACCTGGTTCAATTCAATCTGAAGTACAGGAGCTAGCTATAGGATTTTATGAAAAACATGTAAGAAGTTAA
- a CDS encoding cyclase family protein: MKPIDLSLIISESIPTFPGSPKPQFITWSNIYDDGYNLELLFLSSHTGTHLDAPYHFVKNGQKINEIQLDRLIGKGILIKLKKARNSPITKSDIILFEKNNGKIPNNSSIFFYTEWQKNLKNENYFTENPGLDSSSAKYLTSKKINLVGIDSPSIDLGKDKLFRVHKILSKNNILIVENLANMNKIRSKEFNFTILPLNLKDATGSPVRAVAS; encoded by the coding sequence GTGAAACCAATAGATTTGTCACTTATCATATCTGAGTCCATTCCAACCTTTCCTGGATCACCGAAACCACAATTCATTACTTGGTCAAATATCTATGATGACGGATATAATCTAGAACTCTTATTCCTAAGCTCACATACAGGAACGCATCTTGATGCACCATATCATTTTGTCAAAAATGGTCAAAAAATCAACGAAATACAACTTGACAGACTCATTGGAAAAGGTATTCTAATAAAACTCAAAAAAGCTAGGAATTCCCCTATTACAAAATCTGATATTATATTGTTTGAAAAAAACAACGGTAAAATTCCAAATAATTCATCAATCTTTTTCTATACAGAATGGCAAAAAAATCTAAAAAATGAAAATTATTTCACTGAAAATCCTGGATTAGATTCATCTTCAGCAAAATATCTTACATCAAAAAAAATCAATCTTGTAGGTATAGACTCCCCTAGTATAGATCTTGGAAAAGATAAATTATTTAGGGTTCATAAAATTTTATCAAAAAATAATATTTTGATTGTAGAAAATTTGGCAAACATGAACAAAATTCGATCAAAGGAATTTAACTTCACAATCCTTCCACTAAATCTAAAAGATGCTACAGGCTCACCAGTTCGTGCAGTCGCATCATAA
- a CDS encoding Lrp/AsnC ligand binding domain-containing protein, translating to MKKLLVPTAYVLLNSDLGTDESIISEIKQILAEEQIKFEIQGVYGVYDIVLKLSSDNAEKLRAVITNKIRRINKVQSTLTMMVIEEQENL from the coding sequence ATGAAAAAACTTCTTGTGCCTACAGCATATGTTCTATTGAATTCGGATTTAGGAACAGACGAATCCATTATCAGTGAAATAAAGCAAATTCTTGCTGAAGAGCAAATCAAGTTTGAAATTCAGGGGGTATATGGAGTCTACGACATCGTCTTAAAGTTGTCCTCTGATAATGCTGAAAAATTACGCGCAGTTATCACCAATAAAATTAGAAGAATCAACAAAGTTCAATCAACATTGACAATGATGGTAATTGAAGAACAAGAAAACCTATAG
- a CDS encoding aminotransferase class V-fold PLP-dependent enzyme: MNLASKDISSDFPISEKIYLNNASVSLMPTQSIEAMKEFLLTYNSIGPDSKDSEPFVTEKLRNVRKTISKIISCQPDEVILTQSTTDGINFVANGLSFDNDSNIIIRGMSHEHHANFYPWIKLEEKISIKNLPIDSNGFFKLDDLESFLDSNTKLVALSHVLYNTGSILPVEEIGKILHEKVPFFIDAAQSIGCIGDIDVSKIQCDFMSFNGSKWLCGPMGTGLFYCNRKSSELLEPKTIGGESAMIYDDSKIAYKELPDKFQTGFRNYVGIVGLESSANYLLKFGIKNIQEKNQNLSNLLREELSKIPNIILYGPENQSDRTSIVSFNINGFDSQEIVDKLEKQNIVLAVREIMEKKIVRASPHFFNTENQILKVIDAIKKL, from the coding sequence ATGAATTTAGCATCAAAAGATATTTCATCTGATTTTCCAATTTCTGAAAAAATCTATCTCAACAATGCATCAGTATCACTCATGCCTACACAAAGTATTGAGGCTATGAAAGAATTCCTTCTTACGTACAATTCTATAGGTCCAGACTCAAAAGATTCTGAACCTTTTGTAACTGAGAAACTTCGAAATGTAAGAAAAACCATTTCAAAAATTATTTCTTGTCAACCTGATGAGGTAATTCTTACTCAAAGTACAACTGATGGAATTAATTTTGTAGCAAATGGATTGTCTTTTGATAATGACTCTAACATAATAATTCGTGGAATGTCACATGAACACCATGCCAATTTTTATCCTTGGATTAAACTAGAAGAAAAAATTTCTATAAAAAATCTGCCAATTGATAGTAATGGTTTTTTCAAATTAGATGATTTAGAATCATTTCTTGATAGTAATACAAAACTAGTTGCTCTTAGTCATGTTCTATACAATACAGGTTCTATATTGCCAGTAGAAGAAATAGGAAAAATTCTTCATGAGAAAGTTCCGTTCTTTATTGATGCTGCACAAAGTATAGGATGTATTGGAGATATTGATGTATCAAAGATTCAATGCGATTTCATGTCTTTTAACGGATCTAAATGGCTTTGTGGTCCTATGGGTACAGGATTATTTTATTGCAATAGAAAATCTAGTGAATTATTAGAACCAAAGACAATTGGTGGCGAATCTGCAATGATTTATGATGATTCAAAAATAGCATACAAAGAATTACCAGACAAATTTCAAACTGGATTTAGAAATTATGTTGGAATTGTAGGATTAGAATCATCTGCAAATTATTTACTAAAATTTGGAATAAAAAATATTCAAGAAAAAAATCAAAATTTATCCAATCTCTTAAGAGAAGAATTATCAAAAATTCCAAATATCATTTTGTATGGACCAGAAAATCAAAGTGATAGAACTAGTATTGTTTCATTTAATATCAATGGATTTGATTCACAAGAAATTGTAGATAAACTTGAAAAACAAAATATTGTTTTAGCTGTTAGAGAAATAATGGAAAAAAAGATTGTACGAGCGTCTCCTCATTTTTTCAATACTGAAAATCAAATTCTTAAGGTAATTGACGCTATAAAGAAACTATAG
- a CDS encoding ATP-binding protein, whose protein sequence is MPVGIIPDISEQMCIGCALCVEICTTLGPDVLRVKPVEGWKRGKAFVFYPERCISDGACIGVCPTKAIFWMRPMDFTVGQPVPLYKNSVFVKGWTELID, encoded by the coding sequence ATGCCAGTAGGAATTATTCCAGACATCAGCGAACAAATGTGTATCGGATGTGCACTATGTGTAGAAATCTGTACCACACTTGGACCAGATGTCCTTAGAGTAAAACCAGTTGAAGGCTGGAAGAGAGGTAAAGCATTTGTCTTTTACCCAGAAAGATGTATTTCTGATGGTGCATGCATCGGTGTATGCCCAACAAAAGCAATCTTCTGGATGAGACCAATGGACTTTACTGTTGGACAACCAGTTCCACTCTACAAGAACTCAGTCTTCGTCAAAGGTTGGACTGAATTAATCGATTAG